The DNA segment GCTACTCATCGGTGGATTCGGCGCGCCGCCGGTGCCGTCGATCCGGCTACCGGCATGTGGGCCAGCCCCAGCTTGCGGTGATCCCATGAGCGCGCGCGCCGGGTGACGATGCGTACCCCGATGCGTTTGTTCATCATCTGGTCGACGAACGGCTTCACGTCGTCGCTGTAGGGGCCGGTGTAGCGTTCCCACACGCTGACCCCGATCCGGTGCAGGGTGTCCGGATCGTCGGCGATTTCGGCAACACCCTCGAAGGACACCCCGCGCAGGGTGTCATAGGTGTCGCCGTCTTCGATCAGGAAACTCACCCGCGGATCTCGCCTGAGGTTGACGGCCTTTTGCGACTTGGCCTTGGTCTCCAGCCAGATCTCGCCGTCGACCACGGCGTACCACATCGCCGTCAGGTGCGGCTGCCCGTCGGGACCGAGGGTGGCCAGGGTGCCGGTGCGGCTGTTGGTGACGAAGTCGGCGATTTCAGCCGGGGACATGACGATGTCGGCGCGCTGATTGGTTCCCACGGCGTCAGTCTGTCAGGCCG comes from the Mycobacterium shinjukuense genome and includes:
- a CDS encoding pyridoxamine 5'-phosphate oxidase family protein codes for the protein MGTNQRADIVMSPAEIADFVTNSRTGTLATLGPDGQPHLTAMWYAVVDGEIWLETKAKSQKAVNLRRDPRVSFLIEDGDTYDTLRGVSFEGVAEIADDPDTLHRIGVSVWERYTGPYSDDVKPFVDQMMNKRIGVRIVTRRARSWDHRKLGLAHMPVAGSTAPAARRIHR